From the genome of Amyelois transitella isolate CPQ chromosome 22, ilAmyTran1.1, whole genome shotgun sequence:
atgcgagtaattaagtatattatgcaaaaacatAACGTAAagatataatcacatctaaataaataattgccGAGTTCTAAACAATCAGTTTTTAATGTGCTTGGTCTAACTACTCACTTTTATAATCTAGAATAGATGTGTTTTGTAATGTTGGTATTTtggcaaaaaaatatgaagctGTCCTTATCAACGGATGTCTTGTCCCAAAAAAATGCATGgaccgaaaaaaaaaacaatgtcatgcatttttttttaatttttttttttaatattctgaaGTACTTACAACAACAAATGTGTGCAAGTCCATGGGGAGAAACCTGCCAGCACGGACTATAGTCTGGCGTCTGTTGGCGAGCAAGATGTTAAGCAACATGCGCCTGGGACGCACACCCATCGTGTGCCACATGCCTTGGTATGCTGCGGTTGATACGCGATCGGCctgtaattgtaataattatctcatttattatcatcattttaTATCGGTAGACTATTTCAAGCATAAAAAGGATGTTTGTTCTTTGCACAGTCCACcatattaaaaactaacatGTTACAAAATGGCCGTTTTGAAAAAGGCGGGAATTCAATTTTTATGGCGCTGGATTGCAGGCATAATGGTATGCAGCATAATCGTCGCtattaattgtatttaataaaaataatgaaaaatatacggCTGTAGTttgttagcctcgaagtaattgGTGAAATAAACTCTTTAATCTAGAAGTACCTGTAATATAATTTGGTTTCCATAATAGCAATACACGAATATGTCGAGAGCAACAGCTGCCAAGTATTCTACCGTCACCATGTCGAACTGCTGTAatataaatgatagaattgttttttttaagaataccattcataagtatataaaatcacgcctcttattcacgtaggcagatactacatcatttcgcttcatccacatacatTCGTAATCTCCTCggattacattacatttttaagaaCAAACTACAGTAGTGTTAATTTAGCCTTTTTTGACATGCATGGACATCTTTTGATGTCTGTTGGATATTAATGGAACGCCCGCGACAAATAAGTGTCCAAATCCGTAACACTTTCAAACCAAAACATCGTTACGAACAACATCTATCCTGAACTGAAATTGAAGTCGAAAAAATATGGTCGCGGCGTAGGCACGTTAGTAATCTTGCAGcttcaaaagtttaaaaaatattttgttaacgATCTGTCTGTTTTAGATATAGTTGACACAAAAATGATAAGTTGAAGAAACAATTCAAATAAAGATcatgaaaaatttatagtttGAAATGAATAAGCAAGGTAAGCATGGACCTTTTGTTTTTCGCTGACGGTTTTAACCGTcactaagtaagtatattgttctatttattataaacaccTGACGTTGTAAGTGTgaagaagaaatatataaaatatattttatagctgAGATTACCAATGTAGCTGCATACAACAGTGTACACAAATATAAGGTGACTTGTATCACGCGCAGGGCCAGAAGCGGTGACACGAATTGCTCGAACTTGTCTTTGTAAACGTTGATTATCTGACAGACGCGTGCGCAGTCTCGAAGCGCGTCCACTGTCGCCTTGTCATATTTGTTGCTGTAGATATCTGATaagaacaaaattttgttaataactATCAGTAGACTCAAGCAGCTCATTCAAGTGACTTGATAGTAAATATATTGGCAGGTTTGAAAAAGAAGGGATTCCTCTTGGAATGTAAAAAGGAATTCAGTCATTCTGAACTCCCTGGCTGAAGGCTTGAATTGCATTATTCAAAAGGAATGATggtgattataaaaaataataagaacacTCACCAAAATTCGACATTTTATCCACAAAATGTGATTGCTGCTTTCcaaaaattaatacttacctattagtgtttgtacaaaatataaaaataatttacttttataaacatGTTAACATTAATTTGTGCGATTTCGTTgcaaacatttcaatattcGTACTTTGTTTGATACCTACATAGAAATTATACCATAGGGTTATGCTATTAAACCATAGGACTTAATTCGATAGTTTTGCAGAATGTATAAATTCcgtaaaataacaaagaattCTAAGTTCAAGTAAACAACCACAAATTAGGCAGccctcaaaaaaaaatctattacatacatacataaatcacgcctctttcccggaggggtaggcagagaccacatctttccacttgccacgatccctgcatacttctttcgtttcatccacattcataactctctttatttctttttagctTTAttagctcgtcggtttcgggtactctatAACAGTcacaaaatattacttttttcataaaaaaaaaaaaccaccaTCTTTCTCCCATAATGGTTCTCCGACGGCGTCATCTCCGCCGTATTATAAATGTAGTGATGCAGCTCATCATCCAAGATGTCTGCATGCGACTTTGCTATGGCCGTGTGAAGAGTTCCGCCTTGCAAGAGCGCGGAGAACCGCGCGTTGCGGACTGAGCAGCAGAGGAGGTCGAGTTGGCCACAGAGCAAGATGGCGTTCGAGGCGAAGAACACGCCTAGGGCAccaaatattatgtaagtatttttaacaggGTTGCGTCTGGTCTgctgatttattattattccttaTTGCTAACATCGCGTGTGTAAGAAAAACGCCAAGTCAGCGGTGAACGTAAATCCTACTaagattataaatacgaaagtttatGAGTAaatcagtatggatgtttgtcccgtcctatgtctaccccgcaagggatatagacgttattatatgtatgtatgtatttttgatttCGTCCACTGCTGAAATCGCGCCAAGCGTGACTTCCACCAACCATTAGgaaaacatattttcacaTACCTAACTGTCCCATAGCGAGCCCGATGAAAGCTTGCCCCAGGCACTGACGAATAAACGCGAATTCCAGGAATGGGGATCTTGTTACGTCGGCGTAAATCCTGTTTTGAAGAGGCAGCTTCTTCCacacttaaaaaaatggattaaccaataagacattaaaaatattaaccatTAAAGCGACTCTGTTTTAAtggcgcgaaaaactatcgctgtttcacttttCATTATGATGCGAAACGGGATAGcgattgtaaataaaaactgcGTCACGGGGGCTGGAAACCTGTtgctaaaaaaagttataggtacttaaaaaataacaaagtatAGTTGAAAATTGGTTTCTTGAGTGTAAtcgtaaataaagtttttaaaaaattccGACCATAAAATAGAATgcgtttcaatattttcatgacttcgaaaaactaaataaaatattagctaAATTTATCAATTCTCATCAAGAatgaattcataaaaatacattacaattagtaggtacatattaataaaacgcAACTAAAACTTACAGTTAACAATCTCCGGTATAACATACAATGTGACGCTGAACATGGTGCAAGCTGTGTAAAAATAAGCGAAATTCTTCGCTGTCTTGTAGCATCGCAGCATCGTCATGTTAGTCAAGCCGTTCGCCGagtaatattcaaaattattgttcATAAACCCAATCAAATCGTACATCTTCTTTCTATTCACCACGAAATAACAGACTATTGCTATCGAAACAAGAGAAGGCATGCAATCAGCTAATTCATCTAAGCTATCCATCATCCCTGCCCATTCAATGTACAAATTAACGAATAAAGTCATCGGAATGTTCGTGAGAACGAACAAAACCATGCAGATGTAGACATTATTCAAGATTATTTGATATTCAGACCTCGGTTCTGGATACCAGTCCCAACAACCCACGATTTTTAAAGGGATCTCTAAGAAATGGGTGTAATTTGTTATCTTTTCGGTGTTGATCGTCGTATTTTGCTTAGGTTTTTTTCTGAAGAACATGGTGCCTGACTCTTCGAGTTTACAAAGCCGATTGATGAAAATCTAAATTCAAAGCATAAGTATTGATAATTGCCGTATTAGTGCCGCATATAAAGCGATTTATACACTAGAaaagataggtaggtactctttgTATGCAATCATGATATATTCACGACGACGCTTAGACAAATTAGGTGAAGTGAAAACTGCTTTCCGACTTTACTTCCTTCACACTCGGTGTTCGGAATTCTTTCTTtagtaatttttgttattaaatatggTTTAGATTGTAAACATAAGTATGTAATGTAGAAAAAGCTTTACATGgggaatatttaatttcaactCGTTCAACTTCAAAATGTCGATTTGTTTAGCAACTAATTAGTTAATTGTAATTGCaggtaagtttgaaacttctACCGTAATTAAAGGGTTTCTAAACTGATTTCAATTGTTCTACGAAATTAATAATGATCatactgtagcgggagcgatgattcggctcgaccgccaccaaagggaagatcttccgccaggctaggtgttatgcctggggaaccgcggctccaacgatgttgtgtcggaggttgtatatatagctccaatccgtgaaatttctgaaatcgcgatttgggttcttcgctgctattggctgagcgcgtcgatttcttcgagatgattgacagttgttgtgtgatttgatgttgttgacgaatggcgtagagatggcgccacagtactcccccccaagaccggaggtctgaagtcttgatcttgctgtgcaatctgtgcttcagttgtagcttgcaagtgccagttgtcttccagtgagtcggaagttgctcgaagtcctagtgagtcaggagtgagccgttgcgttgctcgtagtctgcggtgagacgagacagtagagagcgaagtcgacttgttggcgccgggagaaatcgtgcagagctgccacgctggagagaagagcggccaacgaagagatccaggcgtgggctgcggttGATGCGTCGGTCGCCgaagtcgatgagagtgagtgcgggtggagacaggaccaggaagctcggtgagtcggctgcgatggacctgctgcgatacccagttgctggcttgctgtgagactgcttgcagagtgaggagtgatgctgaggattggagttgatgatgatggagaagattgcttccaatcacgtcggggtaTATAGCAACTTGGGAATAATGTAGagaaaaatactatttataaaataaacatatattggttgctattttaacaaaaaactaacttaaaatatattgaacgAAAAATGtgacaagaaacaaaaatctttctatttatttatgaagtaTGACGAatggcgtagagatggcgccacaatACCTACCTTAGGTAAGATATCTACCATATAGGTACAACACTTTTCTCATCATCTTGCAGGCGTTAATTTTGGTTTGATTCCTCCTGGTCTTGAGGAGCCACGGTTCTACCTGTGACCTCGGACCCAATCGAGTAGTCAGGTCCACAACATTTGCAGGAGAACCAAATAATCCAGGTGGCTCATCCAGCTGCCTGAATGTGCGGATCTACACGATTCTCTCTCATCTTAACGTAGGTGATCCCGACTGCATCGTTATAATAAGATGTAGGCGTCAAAATACGGGGTCTACTCAAGGCTGGATAATCACTTAGAATTCCCTTTAGAATTTAGAGTCCCTGCTTGCCTATACTTACAATTACTattgtagcggccgttcagtTCCATGGACAAACACTCTTTGACTTGACAATTTAGATGACCAAAACTGACAAacttatgaaaaaaaggacaatctaCATCGACACTAAGACGAGACGACGATAAGACGCACCTTGAACAGGCTAAATTCTGTTTAAATTCagacacagacagacagacagacaacagaccctcggcccgttcaaCTCCTTGAACAGGCTAAATTCTGTTTAAATTCagacacagacagacagacagacaacagaccctcggcccgttcaaCTATCTTTCAAGGAAGAGGTGGATAGCCGTCATTTGAGACTGCGTGTAGCACCCACCTTCAACCTTCGGCTTTTTGCGCACTTGGGTCCTTTATTCTTCTAAAAGGGTTTCATCCTACTTatcgaaacaaataaaatcacaaagaaaaatcaaacatttattaaaatgaacaCATAATTTACTGTGGCATTCTGTTCAGCTCATTGGGTACCCATGGATGACGCGTctctgaaaacaaaatatattatttagatacgtgaatttattattttccatcACAATTTCCTAATCGGAGCTCGAAGGCCTGGgccttcaaattaaaaaaaaagctgaGAGCCCGCAATCTATTCGTAGATGTCGAAGTCTTCACATAAATAGCCAGCCCTTTCTTGCTTACAAATCGCAAACCATTCCCTCCTAACTTAAGCCTTGAAACACCTTTTGATGTGAAAAACTTACTTCTCCTTAGATCTTTTGGCAGCAATCCTGTAGATCCTTCTCAGCTCTAACAAAGCCCTCATGATCACCACTAATTGCTGTTCGAAGTCCGACGGCTTCACATCAATAGTCAGCCCTTTCTGCTTACAGATCTTCGTGTATAAACTCCAAATGGCTGATTTAACGTGACAGAGTTCCACATGGCGCCTCGCAGCAGTCTCTTTCAGCCGGTTCAAGGCCAATTCCCATTTTATAACCCGGTTTCGGACTTTGTCGTAACGCCACTGTAATCAggccaatttatttatttatttacctattaaaTTCTACCTTACCTGGAgagaaacataaaataaattttatagaacAAATTACGCAGATTAGGTTTGCCTCGAAGTAGGTTCGAGACATGttttacgagatgctaactgaACGTTATACAAtacttcataataaatactctaTACAAGTAAGCGTCCAAggcccaagccaatcagaaaaaaatatttttccatgaTAACTTAACTGGGTATAAACACGGGACCGTTTACTGACACTTAAAAACTGACTTCACCAAAAGTAGTGCAAATAAAATTCACGAAAAAAGAAAGCAAAGCGTTTCTTTGACGGTTTTCATTTACCCTCAAATTGGCCAGCGTGTTGTTCAGCCCCATGATGAAGAGCTTCTTCTCCTCGGTGAGATTCGCGATCTCCTGGCGAGCATTCTCCAGCATCTCCAAGTCTCGTTCCTGTCTCTCAGCCAACGTGCTCTTAGCAGCAGCTGGtacaacaataattttataagattcTTCCATTCAAGTCAGACATCCACAGATCCACATCTCCGTGtttgcaaacaaaaaaacattttttgctAAATGAACAAACGCCAATGTTCTGTGAGCCGGCATTAAATCGCGCTTCATCTCTTACTGCTGATATAGAAGTCAAACCCTCTGACAAAGTAGAATAAGTAACGACTAGAACAACCAGTACATGTTCGAGTTCTTTCCAGTAGATCTTTTTGATGACGATTTCATTCCAGTACCTATATTGCTTTCACTCTTTTGCGCTCCAAAGACATGTAGGGTTAGTGCTTGTGTTACTCgatcaaacatacaaattcgtGTTAACCTGCAGTAAAACTTGCACTCAACTTAATGTCCTACCTatgtgaataaattatattttttttatacaaatcaaTTCACCTTCTCACTTTAAAGTAAAAGCCTGAACATAGACCCAAAACTTTGGCCTTGTCTACTCATATTGTTGCTGAGCTCAACACTTACCTAAAGCCTCGTAGCGATTCAATACATCAAGGGGTTGCTTAAACTCCGGGTGACTGTGGACGACTGCCATCAGGTAATCCTAAGAAAAAACGCGACAAACAAAACAGTTCttgttgtattttttccttgatgtaataaaaaataaagaggtACAACTAGCTTTTAGCGGGACTTCGCTTCCATAGgaatttctagaaataaaagtaGGTCGTACCTATGTAACTACTTGAGGTCATCTCATTTTGTTCCCAGTTACTCTGCCGGTATCCGCTAGGTACGAGTATGTGATTTCTTTATCTGTTTGGTCCGGTTTAGGACTTCGGACAAAACTTTATGAAAATCGGTCaggagaaattaaaattacaacattTTTCCCATAGATAATATTACTGAATGTTTTAGATTGTTACCTTCCTACTAATGAGAGATTCTAACCTCGTATATAGTATAATCCTTGACTTGTTTCTCCATTAGAGCCTTGACTTCCTCCATCTCCAGTACCCTCTCCCTCATCGCGTCCGTCTCCCTGGTCTTCCTCTCTAATACTTCAGCGTCCGCCGCCATTTTACGCTCGGCGCGTTCGCGTTTCTCTTGGTTTTCTCTGATGAACTGGAAAATAACTAGGGAAATAGTCACTTCTGCGTTTTTTTAGATCTaccataatatatatgttacaGTTACTAGttaaactagttttaactgtaacATATATACTAAGTAAGAAGATAAAACAGCATTATATTATGGTTAGGGAAATCGTGAGTAAACTTCAGAAAAACTATATGTACCTATCCATTGGCGTAATATATACAGACGAGGGTGGGCAGCCGAGCCGTCCACTTTAGAACGGTCGGTCGCTGGCAAACTGTTATATTCAATATATAGCTTGCAACGTTATaaattatctattaaaatGATTTAGAAGTTAGGACTTAAGAAGAAGCCACAATCAACGCGGACTCTATCTCCTCCAGGAAGTGACGCAATCGGGCGGGACATACGCCTGATGGATAACgtaaattttgacaaattcTTTTTCCTCATCAATTAGTCCTTATGTCTCTGGAGAAGAGACTGTTACTACGACTTTCAAGTCTTTAATGTGTTACATTTTGCGATTTACATCTGAATTTCTCAAGAAGAACCTTAACCGCTCGATCGCCGACCCTCTAGATATGAACCATACCTTGTTGAAGCTAATAAACGACTCCTTTAACATCATCTCTTTCTGACGCAGCTCCTCCCACTTCGCGTCCATAATGACGCGGTTCTTTTGCTCCTCAACCCGCTTCAGCGCCAGTTTCTCGTCTGCATCCATCAGGTCTCGACGTGCCTGCTCCATCAGGACTTGGGGCGTGGGGCGGGCGACGTCCCATACTGGGTATTTTCTACCGTGTAAAAATATGCAAAGATTATACTTCTTCCTACTGTGTTAATACAGGTTATGTCCTCCTTCACCTCTTCGGACCGGGGTGCGTCTTTTGAACATGATTCAGTTCCGAGAAAAACTATCGCGGATTCGTTTTTTCTTATGTCGttaaaacgggacagcgatagtttatcgcgcgggCAGGAGTGGTTGAATCAGGTTTTCAAACGAAGAGACTCCTATTCTGGCGTCCGCAACCTAGCAGGGAAAcacaacacatattggataatGGTAAGATGAATATGCCTTTTCCCACTGGTTGCCTTATTAATGGAATtatgtttcaaatagtgacagttggctagcccgtcgccttaaaagaaaaatccaaagtttataaaccactCACATGATTGGCTTTTATAATCTGCACAGTAACTAGGTAAGAGAAGCATCTCAcacaaaatttgttattattcgCTACCAAATCGCCTGCTTATAATTGGGTGCCTattcacttagtcgccttttacgaaatggGACAGAGTGTTCCTGTTCTAAAGGCCGGGAAACAAAGAGCAATAGCTACTCACTTCACCATATTGGCGCTTTCCATCAACGATTTATAGTATTCCTCGGCACATTCCACCGGCGGCCCATGCGGGAGAGCGATTGGAGCAAGATCCTTCATTACTTTCTTCATGTTTGCAATTATTAGGTAAAAATAGATTATTCGTACAAAAGTCGATGATTTTTCGTGTCAAATTGATTGTCTAAAACTAAGGCacctaattaataaaacgTTGCCTAGCAACCATCTTTGTGATAAGCAAGTGTTATTGATAAGCAATTAGGTATCAactttttaagtacctacttaaattaaCAATCTAATCCTCAATTTATGGATCCTCACTTAGCATGGTCATCTATCTGACATATGGAATGCGTGCAGCACATGTGGTACGTGTGTGTTAATTATTCTGTCACACCTGTAATGTAATGAATGGAGAATGTAGTAGATAACTGAAATATAGCATGAGATAAAATTACAGGGTAAAATGTTATagacataatttaataaaaggtaACCATAAAGACTAACCGAAGGTGTATAGACCATTTGGCAAACTCCATGCGTCaagcaaatttatttaatggcaACCCAaaactttcttatttttttaaataacaattttaccaacaaaaaaaaaaagattgataTGACAGTCGGACAGGCAAAAATCCGGCATGCTTTAGCTTCATTCGAATTCGACGTTTTCGATAGAAGTTTTAGTGTTAATTTCCCTGCGTTTTGGATTTCAGTACAATTAGTAttgaatgtttgtttttatgagTGATCGCGTCTCTTATATTTTGCGCCAAATGAGGACAAAGCCTCCCTAATAGTTGGTTGACTCTTTCATCATTATCTGGTAAAGTCAAAATTTCACTGCCTGTGAAGCTTGTGATCACATTCTGCATCCTCTAAAGGTAAGACTTCTAAACACCGCAAGTCCCGtggaaaagtttttattagcttttctACACAAATAGGTATTCAAACTtgcaacagttttaaaattacactACACTTGCTAAAACCTAATCTTTGACACTTGTTGAACACAAACACTGGTTTTTAtggtgtatgtttgtattatgaAGTTGGGACATTATCCTACAAATAATTCATCTTACAGAATATGTAGTAAGCCTTCCCAAATGTTTTCTTCTCATGCAACCACCCAGAAAACACGTAGATcttatcaatcaatcaatatatttattatttgtgaaaacagatattgagttttattttgtgctaCTCAGTTCTCTACCACCAAACCAACATCAATTATCAATTTATCATTTGAGATGATGTATCaaaagagaaaagaaaataaaaaaatacaaagaaagAACCAAATGACTCacttcgaagttatgtacattagtttcaatacTAACTAATGATCCTAAGAGGAGTGAAAACAtagtgagaaaacctgcaaaTTTAGGCAACCGGATGTGTATCAATCAAATACAGGTTAGGTTAACCagtgcaaaggttgtggagatCAGATGGTAgtcttttcttcttttctatattatggtTTCCACCAGACTTATGGTTATTCTGCCAATGTCAAGATGGTAGtcacttcatgtaaaaacctgactcacccagtCTAGGATCCATTGTCAAAAtgcataccccaggctcctcccaaagagatgaggatgcaaccaggacttgagctaggaggaagaagataatagtgaattaaatttataaatttttctttcagaTCTCCCAGTGTGGAAAATGTGCGCTCAACAGTCTTTTGAAGCCCCAGAGACTTACATCATTGAAGAACTTGATGTGCCGTAAGTTGTGTTAATTATCACAGCTACCTACTATTAGATATAAgatcaaaaaaagaaagaattggcataatttatgtatatggTATATAGAGCATCGTAGTCAAATCAATAAAGTGTCTGGTTAAAATGCATGATGCACAGAAACGCACAGGTTCATATCCcatctcggccatgtaccaatgactattttagaTGTTATGCTATTACAGTGAGGGAAATCAatgtaaggaaacctgcacactcaggcaactgaatgtgcaaCCATGATTTATTCAACAAGTTAGTTTTAcctgaaaaggttgcggaCATCATATGGGAGTCCATTCATGTAAAAACtggactcacccaattcaggatctatggtcaaaggcatacttcgggctcctctccatagTAG
Proteins encoded in this window:
- the LOC106133199 gene encoding putative odorant receptor 85e, whose protein sequence is MFFRKKPKQNTTINTEKITNYTHFLEIPLKIVGCWDWYPEPRSEYQIILNNVYICMVLFVLTNIPMTLFVNLYIEWAGMMDSLDELADCMPSLVSIAIVCYFVVNRKKMYDLIGFMNNNFEYYSANGLTNMTMLRCYKTAKNFAYFYTACTMFSVTLYVIPEIVNLWKKLPLQNRIYADVTRSPFLEFAFIRQCLGQAFIGLAMGQLGVFFASNAILLCGQLDLLCCSVRNARFSALLQGGTLHTAIAKSHADILDDELHHYIYNTAEMTPSENHYGRKMQSHFVDKMSNFDIYSNKYDKATVDALRDCARVCQIINVYKDKFEQFVSPLLALRVIQVTLYLCTLLYAATLQFDMVTVEYLAAVALDIFVYCYYGNQIILQADRVSTAAYQGMWHTMGVRPRRMLLNILLANRRQTIVRAGRFLPMDLHTFVVIIKTSFSYYTLLVNVNENHD
- the LOC106133237 gene encoding coiled-coil domain-containing protein 42 homolog, coding for MKKVMKDLAPIALPHGPPVECAEEYYKSLMESANMVKKYPVWDVARPTPQVLMEQARRDLMDADEKLALKRVEEQKNRVIMDAKWEELRQKEMMLKESFISFNKFIRENQEKRERAERKMAADAEVLERKTRETDAMRERVLEMEEVKALMEKQVKDYTIYEDYLMAVVHSHPEFKQPLDVLNRYEALAAAKSTLAERQERDLEMLENARQEIANLTEEKKLFIMGLNNTLANLRWRYDKVRNRVIKWELALNRLKETAARRHVELCHVKSAIWSLYTKICKQKGLTIDVKPSDFEQQLVVIMRALLELRRIYRIAAKRSKEKDASSMGTQ